From the genome of Actinacidiphila yeochonensis CN732, one region includes:
- a CDS encoding carbamoyltransferase family protein: MRRPPSVVLGLCAFTHDSAAALLVDGKLVGFVEEERLSGVKHTKAYPELAVAWLLHEAGLVAADVDVVAYNFQALRYFAALAETPRWALSPATRSRALPRAAGFAKVGLRSVRRLRSLGHRFPQADVHPVLHHRAHQLTAFTASGWEDAAVLVVDSLGETQTTTIGLGRLSPDSRPNVTTLQSLRDPASLGYAYGAVTEHLGWRRGDEEGTVMALAALGDPSRFRDLFAQAIRTTDAGFVLDPTLFPLRVLSSEYARTSPRFATLSCLPRLADESVEAVHQDLAAALQERTDEVMLHLARRARALTGSRRLCLGGGVATNCVSVGRIIDAGLFDEVFVPPAPGDAGTALGAAIAAHVDGGGIGPLSGITDECYLGPRYSGSDLDLNPWPQLREHKIPGDPAQFLAEQLAEGVIVGLFRGRVEAGPRALGNRSILASPLLPGVVERLNATVKFREPFRPFAPMVTAERAGEFFTLGQQAPFMSMASGVTEAARQRLPAIVHANGTARLQTVSSAQNPFMHDVLEAFARRTGVPVLINTSLNVKGRPMCGTPAMALDCLANSGLDALLLEGRWITT; the protein is encoded by the coding sequence GTGCGTAGACCACCGTCCGTGGTGCTGGGGCTGTGCGCCTTCACCCACGACTCCGCTGCCGCGCTGCTGGTGGACGGCAAGCTCGTCGGCTTCGTCGAGGAGGAGCGTCTCTCCGGGGTCAAGCACACGAAGGCGTACCCCGAACTCGCCGTCGCGTGGCTGCTGCATGAGGCCGGGCTGGTGGCCGCAGACGTCGATGTCGTGGCGTACAACTTCCAGGCTCTGCGGTACTTCGCGGCCCTCGCCGAAACGCCCCGCTGGGCACTGTCCCCCGCCACACGATCGCGGGCGCTCCCGCGAGCCGCCGGGTTCGCCAAGGTCGGCCTGCGTTCGGTGCGTCGGCTGCGGTCCCTCGGCCACCGGTTTCCTCAGGCGGACGTGCATCCGGTGCTGCACCACCGGGCTCACCAGCTGACCGCGTTCACCGCGTCGGGCTGGGAGGACGCCGCAGTCCTCGTCGTGGACAGCCTGGGCGAGACCCAGACCACCACCATCGGCCTCGGCCGTCTGAGCCCGGACAGCAGGCCGAACGTCACCACTCTCCAGTCGCTGCGCGATCCCGCGTCGCTCGGATACGCCTACGGGGCCGTCACCGAACACCTGGGCTGGCGACGCGGTGACGAGGAGGGGACGGTCATGGCGCTCGCCGCTCTCGGGGATCCGTCCCGCTTCCGGGACCTCTTCGCCCAGGCGATCCGGACCACCGACGCGGGATTCGTCCTCGATCCGACGCTCTTCCCACTGCGCGTGCTCAGCTCGGAATACGCGCGGACATCGCCGCGGTTCGCCACCCTGAGCTGCCTGCCACGTCTCGCGGACGAGTCGGTCGAGGCCGTTCACCAAGACCTCGCCGCGGCCCTTCAGGAGCGCACCGACGAGGTGATGCTGCACCTGGCCCGCCGTGCCCGAGCGCTGACGGGTTCCCGGCGGCTGTGCCTCGGCGGCGGAGTGGCCACCAACTGCGTGAGCGTCGGCCGGATCATCGACGCGGGGCTCTTCGACGAGGTCTTCGTCCCACCGGCGCCGGGCGACGCAGGGACCGCTCTGGGCGCGGCGATCGCCGCTCACGTGGACGGCGGCGGCATCGGCCCGCTGTCCGGGATCACCGACGAGTGCTACCTCGGCCCGCGCTATTCGGGCTCGGACCTCGACCTCAACCCATGGCCGCAACTGCGCGAACACAAGATTCCCGGCGATCCCGCCCAGTTCCTGGCGGAGCAGCTTGCCGAGGGCGTGATCGTCGGCCTCTTCCGTGGTCGGGTCGAGGCGGGTCCACGCGCGCTGGGCAACCGTTCCATCCTCGCCTCGCCCTTGCTGCCGGGTGTAGTGGAGCGGTTGAACGCCACCGTGAAGTTTCGGGAGCCGTTCCGCCCGTTCGCCCCGATGGTCACCGCGGAACGGGCCGGCGAGTTCTTCACGCTCGGCCAGCAGGCGCCGTTCATGTCGATGGCGTCCGGAGTCACCGAGGCAGCCAGGCAGCGCCTACCCGCGATCGTGCACGCCAACGGCACCGCCCGGCTCCAGACGGTCTCCTCCGCGCAGAACCCGTTCATGCACGACGTCCTGGAGGCGTTCGCACGACGGACCGGCGTGCCGGTGCTCATCAACACCTCCCTCAACGTCAAGGGCCGACCCATGTGCGGCACACCCGCGATGGCGCTGGACTGCCTGGCCAACTCGGGCCTGGACGCTCTCCTGCTGGAGGGGCGGTGGATCACCACATGA
- a CDS encoding thymidylate synthase, translating to MITLTADSVAEVFAGALDVARNGERVSPRGMATREVLDVGIRLAKPRARLLLAHPTRIPNPAFAVAETVWILSGSDAPWIFDFNGKLAQYADGGVLRGAYGPRLRRWNGGVDQLRRVVEILTADPDSRRALIQLYDPARDAAGHRDVPCTLGFQFHLRNGRLDMATSMRGQDVWIGLPYDLFFYTTLHELVAGWLGAELGTYRHHVGSLHIYERDMERAAAVTSVTALPEMPELVTGWDGFDDLLSHVQAGKATGHAGWDAMGTAMQSYRLWKRGDRNEARRTAAGITGPLNESLAAWYAKLSPLPHDATSTPSTMGPR from the coding sequence GTGATCACGTTGACTGCGGACAGCGTCGCCGAGGTGTTCGCCGGCGCGCTCGACGTCGCCCGCAACGGAGAGCGCGTCAGCCCCCGGGGGATGGCGACCCGCGAGGTCTTGGACGTCGGAATCCGGCTGGCCAAGCCCCGCGCCCGCCTTCTGCTCGCCCATCCGACGCGCATCCCGAACCCGGCCTTCGCAGTCGCCGAGACGGTCTGGATCCTCTCCGGCTCGGACGCGCCCTGGATCTTCGACTTCAACGGGAAGCTCGCGCAGTACGCCGACGGCGGAGTCCTGCGCGGCGCGTACGGGCCGCGACTGCGCCGTTGGAACGGCGGTGTCGACCAGCTGCGGCGCGTCGTCGAGATCCTCACGGCGGACCCGGACTCCCGACGTGCGCTGATCCAGCTCTACGACCCAGCACGGGACGCGGCCGGCCACCGAGACGTGCCGTGCACCCTCGGGTTCCAGTTCCACCTGCGCAATGGCCGACTGGACATGGCCACCTCGATGCGCGGTCAGGACGTGTGGATCGGCCTGCCGTACGACCTGTTCTTCTACACCACTCTGCACGAGCTGGTGGCCGGTTGGCTCGGGGCGGAGCTGGGCACGTACCGGCATCACGTCGGCTCGCTGCACATCTACGAGCGCGACATGGAGCGGGCGGCAGCGGTCACGTCCGTCACGGCCCTCCCGGAGATGCCCGAGCTAGTGACCGGCTGGGACGGTTTCGACGACCTCCTGTCCCACGTGCAGGCCGGGAAGGCGACCGGGCACGCCGGTTGGGACGCGATGGGCACGGCCATGCAGAGCTACCGGCTCTGGAAGCGGGGCGATCGGAACGAGGCCCGGCGTACGGCCGCCGGCATCACGGGACCGCTCAACGAGTCCTTGGCGGCGTGGTACGCGAAGCTCTCACCTCTCCCGCACGACGCCACGTCGACCCCTTCGACGATGGGACCGAGGTGA
- a CDS encoding HAD family hydrolase: MAQPRTQEDMVALCDPQPDRHIPAVMPGTTPELVLFDLDGVLFDTLPVMRTAWEEVRVRHGIDVPFSSYAQLLGRPFADIMARLGVPHGEDVAETYERASVRESHRARPFSGVEGALRDLMASGYRIGVVTSKPQTRVLPLLERLGCTFDVVRTPGRERGKPAPDTLLAALVETGTDPAAVLYVGDMAVDQEAARRAGTGYVHAGWGYGRPAEPEPRVAHEPADLVRLLPARVEGAGA, translated from the coding sequence ATGGCTCAGCCCAGAACGCAGGAGGACATGGTGGCGTTATGTGACCCGCAGCCGGACCGGCACATCCCGGCCGTCATGCCTGGGACCACCCCCGAGTTGGTGCTCTTCGACCTGGACGGGGTCCTGTTCGACACCCTGCCGGTGATGCGCACCGCGTGGGAGGAGGTCCGCGTCCGGCACGGGATCGATGTTCCGTTCAGCTCGTACGCCCAGCTCTTGGGACGCCCGTTCGCCGACATCATGGCGAGGCTCGGCGTTCCGCACGGCGAGGACGTGGCGGAGACGTACGAACGCGCTTCGGTCCGGGAGTCCCACCGCGCCCGCCCCTTCTCGGGGGTCGAAGGTGCTTTGCGCGACCTCATGGCCAGCGGATACCGGATCGGTGTCGTGACCTCGAAGCCGCAGACACGCGTCCTTCCCCTCCTGGAGCGCCTCGGCTGCACGTTCGACGTCGTTCGCACTCCGGGGCGCGAACGCGGCAAACCCGCTCCCGACACTCTGCTGGCCGCCTTGGTGGAGACCGGGACGGATCCCGCCGCAGTGTTGTACGTGGGCGACATGGCAGTGGACCAGGAGGCCGCGCGGAGGGCGGGGACCGGGTACGTGCACGCCGGCTGGGGCTACGGACGACCGGCCGAGCCGGAGCCTCGGGTCGCTCATGAACCGGCGGACCTGGTGCGGCTGCTGCCCGCCCGCGTCGAAGGGGCGGGGGCGTGA
- a CDS encoding ATP-binding protein encodes MQHHRLGLLGCTEPQRVARNLVHHALENRASTEQIDDAVIVASELVTNALRHTASGPVRVDLDVYEDTAVLWVYDGEPHAEPLSVEVPSSADELLEGGRGLYLVEALTERWFVWPARPGKAVVAVMPVGGGRPTRTA; translated from the coding sequence GTGCAGCACCACCGCCTGGGCCTGCTGGGCTGCACCGAGCCGCAGCGTGTCGCACGCAACCTCGTCCACCACGCTCTTGAGAACCGCGCCTCGACGGAACAGATCGACGACGCGGTGATCGTCGCCTCCGAGCTGGTCACCAACGCTCTCCGTCACACGGCGAGCGGGCCCGTACGAGTGGACCTGGATGTCTACGAGGACACCGCGGTCCTCTGGGTGTACGACGGTGAGCCGCACGCCGAGCCGCTGTCCGTGGAAGTCCCGTCGTCCGCCGACGAGCTGCTGGAGGGCGGGCGCGGGCTCTACCTCGTCGAAGCCCTGACCGAGAGGTGGTTCGTCTGGCCCGCCCGCCCGGGGAAGGCGGTCGTGGCCGTCATGCCCGTGGGCGGTGGTCGGCCAACTCGGACAGCGTGA
- a CDS encoding 2'-5' RNA ligase family protein, whose translation MPLLSPDPAAFPVEPPGDLNDHKGITAHDQSAFDALDEMVDHWSRPGWSDGARAYYWMLAFRDVPELKELAEQCQEALSPLRLDPVPTEWLHVTLVRVGAPGSVDTTRLHALASRAQALLPERFTVRATPLAGSRGAVRLTLTPWEPLISLHADLVAANASVGLPVKKPIAVFRPHLSLAYNNRPRPAGPVIEAVAGLRSLPSVELSVADVQLVELRRCGAEYRWDVLESLPLTLSELADHRPRA comes from the coding sequence GTGCCCCTGCTCTCGCCCGACCCCGCCGCCTTTCCGGTGGAGCCTCCCGGTGACCTGAACGACCACAAAGGGATCACAGCGCACGACCAGAGCGCGTTCGACGCGCTCGACGAGATGGTTGACCACTGGTCGCGGCCCGGTTGGTCGGACGGAGCGCGTGCCTACTACTGGATGCTCGCCTTCCGCGACGTGCCCGAGCTCAAAGAGCTCGCGGAGCAGTGTCAGGAGGCGCTGTCGCCGCTACGGCTCGACCCGGTGCCTACCGAGTGGCTGCACGTGACGCTGGTGAGAGTCGGGGCTCCTGGTTCCGTCGATACGACACGGTTGCACGCGCTGGCCAGCCGGGCTCAGGCCCTGCTACCGGAGAGGTTCACCGTACGGGCCACGCCGTTGGCGGGGTCTCGGGGAGCCGTTCGGCTGACGCTCACACCGTGGGAGCCGCTCATCAGCCTGCACGCGGATCTTGTCGCGGCGAACGCCTCAGTCGGCTTGCCGGTCAAGAAGCCGATCGCCGTCTTCCGGCCGCACCTCAGCCTCGCGTACAATAACCGTCCGCGGCCGGCGGGGCCTGTCATCGAGGCGGTTGCCGGGTTGCGCTCGCTGCCGTCGGTAGAGCTGAGCGTCGCCGACGTCCAGCTCGTGGAGCTGCGCAGGTGCGGGGCCGAATACCGCTGGGACGTGTTGGAGAGCCTTCCGCTCACGCTGTCCGAGTTGGCCGACCACCGCCCACGGGCATGA
- a CDS encoding type I restriction endonuclease subunit R encodes MADHNEAVFEKEICEYLRDHGWLYSANDHDGGEYDRERALFPADLFAWLEATQKSAYEKALKAAGSQAKFLDVLTAALERPLEHGGGTLNILRNGVQFIGGGRLKMAQFRPETSLNATSTAQYEAMRVRVVRQVRFSTADQRSIDLVFFINGLPVATVELKTDFTQSLNEAVNQYKQDRNPLTNGRPEPLLSFGHRALVHFAVSNDLAAMTTKLEGDKTHFMPFNTGFDSGEGNPPGADGRSATAYLWERVWEKHAWLNIVGRLMIVQTKEEWDVSTGTSVRRMDMLFPRFHQWEAVTSIVDAVREEGVGQRYLIEHSAGSGKTNTIAWTAHRLARLHIDDQKVFDSVIVVVDRTVLDTQLQEAIRQIDGTGKIVATIGPDDVRKAGAKSKSGLLAQALKNGELIIVVTLQTFPYALDEIRSDASLKGRRFAVIADEAHSSQSGQISAKLKQVLTAEEIQEVEDGGEVDVEAVLASEMTERAESENISYFAFTATPKSKTLELFGRKGADGKPREFHLYSMKQAIEEGYILDVLKGYQSYDTALKIAGKAGSGDDAGGKVEETTARKGLMRWVLLHPTNISQKVQIIVEHFHTNVAYLLEGRAKAMVVTGSRRSAVKYKLAIDAYIAKRRTEDASYNYRTLVAFSGGVTMPENETWHSDWGPQPSKDDEYTEANMNPGAGTDLAAAFKGQTYKIMLVANKFQTGFDQPLLSAMYVDKKLPGITAVQTLSRLNRTHRTAGGEQKRKTFVIDFANQPEDIKAAFEPYFKNATLETETDPYVVVHLSNKLAQLGVYTEDDVRKVAELWVTRKGNNALSAAISPAQHDFRRRYARAIEEEDKVTLNELDLFRKDVSTYVRLYDFMSQIVDYGDPYMEMLSIFLRLLEKVIAESSWSAEVDLSDVVLVGVKHSKAIPVDISLVGDGQLKGISAAGTGAKKDPKYVALQVVIDKMNDLFGAESFAASQVQEFVQGLVQRLLANTDLVNQTKANTKKQFMESPDFQAAVTEAVADNQDAHNAMADYFFTDGPAINAIIVTLADAFYEAAVDQQVDS; translated from the coding sequence ATGGCTGATCACAACGAGGCTGTCTTCGAGAAGGAGATCTGCGAGTACCTCCGTGACCACGGCTGGCTGTACTCGGCCAACGACCACGACGGCGGCGAGTACGACCGAGAGCGGGCGCTGTTCCCGGCTGACCTGTTCGCGTGGCTGGAGGCGACGCAGAAGTCGGCGTACGAGAAGGCACTGAAGGCCGCAGGATCGCAGGCGAAGTTCCTCGACGTGCTGACCGCGGCGCTCGAGCGGCCGCTGGAGCACGGCGGCGGGACGCTGAACATCCTGCGCAACGGGGTCCAGTTCATCGGTGGCGGCCGGTTGAAAATGGCGCAGTTTCGCCCCGAGACGTCGCTCAACGCGACGAGCACGGCTCAGTACGAGGCAATGCGAGTGCGGGTCGTGCGGCAGGTGCGCTTCTCGACCGCCGACCAGCGCAGCATCGATCTGGTGTTCTTCATCAATGGGCTCCCGGTGGCCACGGTAGAGCTGAAGACCGACTTCACCCAATCGCTGAATGAGGCGGTCAACCAATACAAGCAGGACCGCAACCCGCTGACGAACGGCCGCCCAGAACCGTTGCTCTCCTTCGGGCACAGGGCTCTGGTGCACTTCGCTGTCTCGAACGACCTGGCAGCGATGACGACGAAGCTGGAGGGCGACAAGACCCACTTCATGCCGTTCAACACCGGCTTCGACAGCGGCGAGGGCAACCCGCCCGGCGCTGACGGCCGGTCGGCGACGGCGTACCTGTGGGAACGGGTGTGGGAGAAGCACGCCTGGCTGAACATCGTCGGCCGGCTGATGATCGTCCAGACCAAGGAGGAATGGGACGTCTCGACCGGCACCTCGGTACGGCGCATGGACATGCTCTTCCCCCGGTTCCACCAGTGGGAGGCCGTCACGAGCATCGTGGACGCGGTGCGCGAGGAAGGCGTCGGGCAGCGGTACCTGATCGAGCACTCGGCCGGGTCGGGGAAGACGAACACCATCGCCTGGACGGCCCACCGCCTGGCGCGGCTGCACATCGACGACCAGAAGGTCTTCGACTCGGTCATCGTCGTCGTGGACCGCACCGTGCTCGATACCCAGTTGCAGGAGGCGATTCGGCAGATCGATGGCACCGGCAAGATCGTCGCCACCATCGGCCCCGACGATGTCCGCAAGGCCGGCGCCAAGTCGAAGTCGGGCTTGCTGGCACAGGCGCTGAAGAACGGCGAGCTGATCATCGTCGTGACACTGCAGACGTTCCCCTACGCCCTGGACGAGATCCGCAGCGACGCCAGCTTGAAGGGAAGGCGGTTCGCCGTCATCGCCGATGAGGCGCACTCCTCCCAGTCGGGCCAGATCTCCGCGAAGCTGAAGCAGGTGCTGACCGCCGAGGAGATCCAGGAGGTCGAGGACGGCGGCGAAGTCGACGTGGAGGCGGTCCTCGCGTCCGAGATGACAGAACGAGCCGAGTCGGAGAACATCTCCTACTTCGCGTTCACCGCGACGCCGAAGAGCAAGACTCTCGAACTGTTCGGCCGCAAGGGCGCCGACGGGAAGCCACGCGAGTTCCACCTGTACTCGATGAAGCAGGCGATCGAGGAGGGCTACATCCTCGACGTGCTCAAGGGTTACCAGAGCTACGACACCGCACTGAAGATCGCGGGCAAGGCCGGGAGCGGTGATGATGCTGGGGGCAAGGTCGAGGAGACCACCGCCCGCAAGGGCTTGATGCGGTGGGTGCTGCTCCACCCGACGAACATCAGCCAGAAGGTACAGATCATCGTCGAGCATTTCCACACCAACGTGGCCTACCTCCTGGAAGGCCGAGCGAAGGCAATGGTGGTGACCGGCTCCCGCAGGTCCGCGGTGAAGTACAAGCTGGCCATAGACGCCTACATCGCCAAGCGACGCACCGAGGACGCCTCGTACAATTACCGCACACTGGTCGCCTTCTCCGGCGGGGTGACGATGCCCGAGAATGAGACCTGGCACAGCGACTGGGGCCCGCAGCCGTCAAAGGACGACGAGTACACCGAGGCCAACATGAACCCCGGTGCCGGGACGGATCTGGCAGCCGCCTTCAAGGGCCAGACCTACAAGATCATGCTGGTCGCCAACAAGTTCCAGACCGGCTTCGACCAGCCGCTCCTCTCCGCCATGTACGTCGACAAGAAGCTGCCAGGCATCACCGCGGTGCAGACGCTCTCACGGCTGAACCGCACCCACCGCACCGCCGGCGGCGAGCAGAAGCGCAAGACGTTCGTCATCGACTTCGCCAACCAGCCCGAGGACATCAAGGCAGCCTTCGAGCCGTACTTCAAGAACGCCACCCTGGAGACCGAAACCGACCCGTACGTCGTCGTCCACCTGTCCAACAAGCTCGCCCAGCTCGGCGTCTACACCGAAGACGACGTCCGCAAGGTCGCCGAGCTGTGGGTGACCCGAAAGGGCAACAACGCGCTCTCGGCGGCGATCAGCCCGGCGCAGCATGACTTCCGCCGCCGCTACGCGCGGGCAATCGAGGAAGAGGACAAGGTCACGCTCAACGAGCTCGACCTCTTCCGCAAGGACGTCTCCACCTACGTACGCCTCTACGACTTCATGTCCCAGATCGTCGACTACGGCGACCCCTACATGGAGATGCTCTCCATCTTCCTACGGCTGCTGGAGAAGGTGATCGCCGAGTCCTCGTGGTCGGCCGAGGTCGATCTCTCCGACGTGGTGCTGGTCGGGGTCAAGCACAGCAAGGCGATCCCGGTCGACATCTCCCTCGTGGGCGACGGGCAACTGAAGGGCATCAGCGCTGCCGGCACGGGAGCGAAGAAGGACCCGAAGTACGTCGCGCTCCAAGTCGTCATAGACAAGATGAACGACCTTTTTGGCGCGGAGTCCTTCGCTGCCTCCCAGGTCCAGGAGTTCGTTCAGGGGCTCGTCCAGCGCCTGCTCGCCAACACTGACCTGGTCAACCAGACCAAGGCCAACACCAAGAAACAGTTCATGGAGTCGCCGGACTTCCAGGCAGCAGTTACGGAAGCGGTTGCAGACAACCAGGACGCCCATAACGCGATGGCTGACTACTTCTTCACCGACGGGCCGGCGATCAACGCGATCATCGTGACGCTGGCGGATGCCTTCTACGAAGCAGCGGTCGATCAGCAGGTGGACTCTTGA
- a CDS encoding restriction endonuclease subunit S: MTGPLWKVLPDGWLTGQVKNAATVTLGKMLQSKDSGNDARASYMRAANVQPNGVLALDDVNEMWFGEDELKQLSIRAGDVVVVEGGQGGFGRAAYVDQDLPGWGFQNSINRLRPIEDFDGRFIAFYLIALRASGFIRAYSNVVSMPHLTAEKLARIPIPLPPVEDQAAIADYLDRETARIDTLIEEQQRLIEMLRERRWSVVERSVALLDWHTPLKAVSVLIQTGPFGSQLKSDEYEDGGTPIINPSHIVSGEVVPDPRIAVGAAKAARLARHALAEGDLVAARRGELGRCAVVGPSAAGFLCGTGSALVRFDRNLLDPEFGAIVFSSRRNRDALALASVGSTMDNLNSDIIASLRVPVPTIAQQHGIVAEIKYATTKIDTLIMETERFIELSRERRSAMIMAAVTGQTDVRGTVA, encoded by the coding sequence GTGACGGGGCCTCTCTGGAAGGTATTGCCCGATGGGTGGCTGACAGGCCAGGTCAAGAACGCTGCTACGGTCACGCTCGGCAAAATGTTGCAGAGCAAGGACTCGGGTAATGACGCGCGTGCCTCCTACATGCGCGCTGCAAATGTGCAGCCCAATGGCGTGTTGGCCCTCGATGACGTAAATGAGATGTGGTTCGGCGAGGACGAACTTAAACAGTTGAGCATCCGCGCGGGTGACGTGGTCGTTGTAGAGGGCGGCCAGGGCGGCTTTGGCCGCGCCGCGTATGTCGACCAGGATCTTCCTGGCTGGGGATTCCAAAACTCGATCAACCGGCTTCGACCTATTGAAGACTTTGACGGTCGCTTCATCGCGTTCTACCTGATCGCACTGCGGGCTAGCGGCTTCATCCGCGCCTACTCCAATGTTGTCTCGATGCCGCATCTCACAGCAGAAAAGCTTGCCAGGATTCCAATCCCGCTGCCGCCAGTGGAGGATCAGGCCGCCATCGCCGACTATCTCGACCGCGAGACGGCTCGCATCGACACGCTCATCGAAGAGCAGCAGCGGCTGATCGAGATGCTCCGCGAGCGGCGGTGGTCGGTCGTAGAACGGAGCGTGGCGCTACTTGACTGGCACACGCCGCTAAAGGCAGTTTCCGTCTTGATTCAGACAGGACCATTCGGCAGTCAGCTGAAATCCGATGAGTACGAGGATGGCGGCACGCCGATTATCAATCCATCCCATATTGTTTCAGGGGAAGTAGTCCCCGATCCACGGATCGCGGTCGGAGCTGCAAAGGCCGCACGGCTTGCGCGCCATGCTCTGGCAGAAGGTGATTTGGTCGCTGCCCGGCGCGGGGAGCTAGGGCGTTGTGCGGTCGTAGGGCCTTCGGCAGCCGGATTCCTCTGCGGAACTGGCTCAGCACTTGTTCGGTTCGATCGGAATCTGCTCGACCCGGAATTCGGGGCTATTGTATTTAGCAGCCGACGCAACCGCGATGCACTGGCTCTCGCATCAGTTGGCTCAACGATGGACAACCTGAACTCTGACATCATCGCGTCCCTGCGCGTGCCGGTTCCAACGATTGCGCAGCAGCACGGGATCGTGGCTGAGATCAAGTATGCGACCACGAAAATCGACACGCTCATCATGGAGACTGAGCGGTTCATCGAGCTGTCCCGGGAACGCCGGTCAGCGATGATCATGGCTGCTGTCACAGGTCAGACCGACGTTCGAGGGACGGTGGCGTGA
- a CDS encoding HsdM family class I SAM-dependent methyltransferase translates to MSTLGRFIWSIADQLRGPYRPNQYGTVILPFTILRRLDCVLEPNRAAVRELATRYENPNRLKVEVKKLTGRQFYNTSNYGFANLLADADGLADNLADYIDRFSADVDVFEYFDFKKEILALEKAGLLREIVQSFSGVDLHPDVVSNSDMGDAFEYIIRKFNEAANETSGDHYTPRDAIRLLVDLLFTEKDVEEEASRPEGAIVRSLYDPTAGTGGMLSLAEEHLLAQNPGARLTLYGQEYNPQSYAICKSDLLAKGHDTTNIAFGNTLTEDAFKTRQFDYCMSNPPYGVDWKQYAKAVKTERDAAGPYGRFAPGLPATSDGQMLFLLHLAHKMRAPEDGGGRVGIVMNGSPLFNGAAESGPSNIRRWLIERDLVEAIVALPTNMFFNTGIATYIWILDNTKHPDRQGKVQLIDGTSFWTKMRKNLGAKGREISDADRAEVVQLYADFEAADPDFSKVLRNDDFGYWTVTVERPLLDEEGNPVVDRKGAPKSDSKKRDTENVPFTYGGSTAGAEGMREVVQAYFNAEVKPHVPDAWVDWSKTKTGYEIPFTRHFYRYSPPRPLAEIDADLEKQVAKILDLLREVEK, encoded by the coding sequence GTGAGCACGCTCGGTCGCTTCATCTGGTCGATCGCTGACCAGCTTCGAGGCCCCTATCGGCCCAATCAGTACGGGACAGTGATCCTCCCGTTCACCATCCTGCGGCGACTCGACTGCGTGCTCGAGCCAAACCGAGCCGCGGTACGGGAACTGGCTACGCGGTACGAGAACCCGAACCGGCTCAAGGTCGAGGTCAAGAAGCTCACGGGACGGCAGTTCTACAACACCTCCAACTACGGCTTCGCGAACCTGCTGGCCGACGCGGACGGGCTGGCGGACAACCTCGCCGACTACATCGACCGGTTCTCCGCCGACGTGGACGTGTTCGAGTACTTCGACTTCAAGAAGGAGATCCTGGCCCTGGAGAAGGCTGGACTCCTGCGCGAGATCGTCCAGTCCTTCAGCGGTGTCGACCTTCATCCCGACGTGGTGTCCAACTCGGACATGGGCGACGCGTTCGAGTACATCATCCGCAAGTTCAACGAGGCCGCGAATGAGACCTCCGGAGACCACTACACGCCGCGCGACGCGATCCGGCTGCTGGTGGACCTGCTCTTCACGGAGAAGGACGTCGAGGAGGAGGCCAGCCGCCCCGAGGGCGCCATTGTGAGGTCACTCTACGACCCCACCGCTGGCACTGGCGGCATGCTCTCCCTGGCCGAAGAGCACCTGCTCGCGCAGAACCCTGGGGCCAGGCTGACTTTGTACGGCCAGGAGTACAACCCACAGTCGTACGCCATTTGCAAGTCTGACCTGCTCGCCAAGGGCCACGACACGACGAACATCGCCTTCGGGAACACCCTCACTGAGGACGCCTTCAAGACCCGCCAGTTCGACTACTGCATGTCCAACCCGCCCTACGGAGTGGACTGGAAGCAGTACGCCAAGGCGGTCAAAACAGAGCGCGACGCTGCTGGCCCCTACGGCCGCTTCGCACCGGGCCTCCCCGCAACCTCCGACGGCCAGATGCTCTTCCTGCTGCACCTGGCCCACAAGATGCGCGCCCCGGAGGACGGCGGCGGTCGCGTCGGCATCGTCATGAACGGCTCGCCCCTGTTCAACGGTGCCGCTGAGTCCGGTCCCTCCAACATCCGCCGGTGGCTAATCGAGCGTGACCTGGTCGAGGCGATCGTCGCACTGCCGACCAACATGTTCTTCAACACCGGCATCGCCACATACATCTGGATCCTCGACAACACCAAGCACCCCGACCGCCAGGGCAAGGTCCAGCTCATCGACGGCACGTCGTTCTGGACCAAGATGCGCAAGAACCTCGGAGCCAAGGGGCGCGAGATCAGTGACGCCGACCGCGCCGAGGTCGTGCAGTTGTACGCCGACTTCGAGGCTGCCGACCCTGACTTCTCCAAGGTTCTGCGCAACGACGATTTCGGCTACTGGACAGTCACTGTCGAACGCCCCCTGCTCGACGAGGAGGGTAACCCTGTCGTCGACCGCAAGGGCGCCCCGAAGTCCGACTCGAAGAAGCGTGACACTGAGAACGTGCCCTTCACCTACGGCGGCTCGACTGCTGGCGCGGAAGGGATGCGCGAGGTCGTCCAGGCGTACTTCAACGCGGAGGTGAAGCCGCACGTTCCGGACGCCTGGGTCGACTGGTCCAAGACCAAGACCGGATACGAGATCCCCTTCACTCGCCACTTCTACAGGTACAGCCCTCCTCGCCCTCTCGCTGAGATTGACGCTGACCTGGAGAAGCAGGTCGCCAAAATCCTTGACCTGCTGCGGGAGGTGGAGAAGTGA